A genomic region of Mustela erminea isolate mMusErm1 chromosome 12, mMusErm1.Pri, whole genome shotgun sequence contains the following coding sequences:
- the GTF3C5 gene encoding general transcription factor 3C polypeptide 5, with the protein MAATAMGAADAGPGVAVPVELRRERRMVCVEYPGVVRDVSKMLRTLGGEEGVSRIYADPTKRLELYFRPKDPYCHPVCANRFSTSSLLLRVRRKTRRQREALGPEPHPGATFDIEILGIISTIYKFQGMSDFQYLALHTDAGGRHMSMYDKVLMLKPEKESFFHQELPLYIPPPIFSRLDTPVDYFYRPETQHREGYNNPPVSGENLIGLSRARRPHNAIFVNFEEDEVPTQPLEAAVQTWRRISTNPTDRKVEEELRRLFEIRPVWSRNAVKANISIHPDKLKVLLPFMAYYMITGPWRSLWIRYGYDPRKNPDAKIYQVLDFRIRCGMKYGYAPSDMPVKAKRSTYNYSLPITVKKMPSQLVTMHDLKQGLGPSGTPGTRKATSNKYKLKDSVYIFREGALPPYRQMFYQLCDLNVDELQRIIHRNDGAETCCTERDGWCLPKTSDDLRDTMSLMIRQTIRSKRPALFSSPAKADRGKEPLTYESGDDEEDEEEEEEDFKPSDGSDNEMETEILDYV; encoded by the exons ATGGCGGCGACGGCGATGGGGGCGGCCGACGCGGGGCCGGGGGTCGCGGTCCCCGTGGAGCTGCGGCGCGAGCGGCGCATGGTGTGCGTGGAGTACCCAGGCGTGGTGCGCGACGTGTCCAAGATGCTGCGGACGCTGGGCGGCGAGGAGGGCGTTTCCCGG ATCTACGCGGACCCCACCAAGAGGCTGGAGCTGTACTTCCGGCCCAAGGACCCTTACTGCCACCCTGTGTGTGCCAACCGTTTTAGTACCAGCAGCCTGCTGCTCCGGGTCAGAAGGAAGACCAGGCGGCAGAGGGAGGCGCTGGGGCCTGAGCCCCACCCCGGGGCTACGTTTGACATAGAGATACTTGGCATCATCTCCACCATTTACAAGTTTCAAG GAATGTCCGACTTCCAGTACTTGGCGTTGCACACGGACGCGGGCGGCAGGCACATGTCCATGTACGACAAGGTGCTCATGCTCAAACCCGAGAAGGAGAGTTTCTTCCACCAAGAACTGCCACTCTACATCCCCCCACCCATATTCTCTCGGCTGGACACCCCAGTGGACTATTTCTATCGACCAGAGACGCAGCACCG GGAAGGCTACAACAACCCCCCCGTCTCAGGCGAGAACCTCATCGGCCTGAGCAGGGCCCGGCGCCCCCACAACGCCATCTTTGTCAACTTTGAGGAGGACGAGGTGCCCACACAGCCGCTGGAGGCCGCCGTCCAGACGTGGAGGAGGATCTCCACCAACCCCACGGACCGCAAGGTGGAGGAGGAGCTGCGGAGG CTGTTTGAAATCCGTCCCGTCTGGTCACGAAATGCCGTCAAGGCCAATATCAGCATCCATCCTGACAAGCTCAAGGTCTTGCTGCCCTTCATGGCCTATTACATG ATAACAGGCCCCTGGAGAAGCCTCTGGATTCGATACGGGTATGATCCCCGAAAAAACCCAGATGCCAAGATTTATCAAGTCCTTGATTTCCGAATCCGTTGTGGAATGAAATACg GTTACGCCCCGAGTGACATGCCCGTCAAGGCCAAGCGCAGCACCTACAACTACAGCCTTCCCATCACCGTCAAAAAGATGC CCAGCCAGCTCGTCACCATGCATGACCTGAAGCAGGGCCTGGGTCCGTCGGGGACGCCCGGCACACGGAAAGCGACCTCCAACAAGTACAAGCTCAAG GACTCGGTCTACATCTTCCGGGAGGGGGCCTTGCCGCCTTATCGACAGATGTTCTACCAGTTGTGTGACTTGAACGTGGACGA GCTACAGAGGATTATTCACCGCAACGACGGGGCCGAGACCTGCTGCACGGAGCGCGATGGCTGGTGCCTTCCCAAGACCAGCGATGACTTGAGGGACACGATGTCTCTCATGATCCGGCAGACCATCCGCTCCAAGAGGCCTG CTCTCTTCTCCAGCCCGGCCAAGGCCGACAGGGGGAAAGAGCCCCTGACGTACGAGTCTGGGGATgacgaggaggacgaggaggaggaggaggaggacttcaAGCCATCCGATGGCAGTGACAAcgagatggagacagagattcTGGACTACGTGTGA
- the CEL gene encoding bile salt-activated lipase isoform X2, which yields MGHLGLVVLGLTCCWAAVSAAKLGAVYTEGGFVEGVNKKLGLFGDYVDIFKGIPFAAPPKALENPQRHPGWQGTLKAKDFKKRCLQATITQDNTYGAEDCLYLNIWVPQGKKEVSRNLPVMIWIYGGAFLMGSGHGANFLSNYLYDGEEIATRGNVIVVTFNYRVGPLGFLSTGDANLPGNFGLRDQHMAIAWVKRNIAAFGGDPDNITIFGESAGGASVSLQTLSPYNKGLIRRAISQSGVALCPWAIQRNPLFWAKRIAEKVGCPLDDTARMAKCLKVTDPRALTLAYKMPLAGMEYPMLHYLGFLPVVDGDFIPDDPVNLYANTADIDYIAGTNNMDGHIFAGIDVPAINKNNQEVTEEDFYKLVSGLTITKGLRGANTTFDIYTEPWALDASQETKKKTVVDLETDILFLVPTEIAVAQHRANAKSAKTYTYMFSHPSRMPTYPKWVGADHADDLQYVFGKPFATPLGYRTQDRTVSKTMIAYWTNFARTGDPNIGHSAVPTHWDPYSIENGNYLEITKKMDSHSMKQHLRASYLRYWTLTYEALPTVSGNGAAPAPPSGDSEAAPAPPSGDSEAAPAPPSGDSEAAPVPPSGDSEGAQMPVVIGF from the exons ATGGGTCACCTGGGGCTGGTCGTCTTGGGCCTCACCTGCTGCTGGGCAGCCGTGAGCGCGGCCAAG CTGGGCGCAGTGTACACGGAAGGAGGTTTCGTGGAAGGTGTCAACAAGAAGCTTGGCCTCTTTGGCGACTATGTGGACATCTTCAAGGGCATCCCCTTTGCTGCACCCCCAAAGGCCCTGGAGAACCCCCAGCGGCACCCCGGCTGGCAag GAACCCTGAAGGCCAAGGACTTCAAGAAGCGGTGCCTGCAGGCCACCATCACCCAGGACAACACCTACGGGGCAGAGGACTGCCTCTACCTCAATATCTGGGTTCCCCAGGGCAAGAAGGAAG TCTCCCGAAACCTGCCTGTCATGATCTGGATCTATGGAGGCGCGTTCCTCATGGGATCCGGCCACGGGGCCAACTTTCTCAGCAACTACCTGTATGACGGGGAGGAGATCGCCACGCGAGGCAACGTCATTGTGGTCACCTTCAACTACCGCGTCGGGCCCCTGGGCTTCCTCAGCACTGGGGACGCCAACCTGCCAG GTAACTTTGGCCTTCGGGATCAGCACATGGCCATCGCTTGGGTGAAGAGGAACATCGCAGCCTTCGGGGGGGACCCCGACAACATCACTATCTTTGGGGAGTCAGCTGGAGGCGCCAGCGTTTCTCTACAG ACCCTCTCTCCCTACAACAAGGGCCTCATCCGCCGAGCCATCAGCCAGAGTGGCGTGGCCCTGTGCCCGTGGGCCATCCAGAGGAACCCCCTTTTCTGGGCCAAAAGG ATCGCTGAGAAGGTGGGCTGCCCCTTGGACGATACCGCCAGGATGGCCAAGTGTCTGAAGGTTACCGACCCCCGCGCCCTGACGCTGGCCTACAAGATGCCCCTGGCCGGCATGGAGT ATCCCATGCTGCACTATCTGGGCTTCCTCCCTGTTGTCGACGGAGACTTCATCCCCGATGACCCCGTCAACCTGTACGCCAACACGGCCGACATTGACTACATAGCGGGCACCAACAACATGGACGGCCACATCTTTGCTGGCATCGACGTGCCCGCCATCAACAAGAACAACCAGGAGGTCACGGA AGAGGACTTCTACAAGCTGGTCAGCGGGCTCACCATCACCAAGGGGCTTAGGGGTGCCAACACCACCTTTGACATCTACACTGAGCCCTGGGCCCTCGACGCATCCCAAGAGACCAAGAAGAAGACCGTGGTGGACTTGGAGACTGACATCCTCTTCCTGGTGCCCACCGAGATTGCCgtggcccagcacagagccaatgCCAA gAGCGCCAAAACCTACACCTACATGTTCTCCCACCCCTCTCGGATGCCCACCTACCCCAAATGGGTGGGGGCTGACCACGCAGATGACCTCCAGTATGTCTTTGGGAAGCCCTTCGCCACCCCCCTAGGCTACCGGACCCAAGACAGGACGGTCTCCAAGACTATGATCGCCTACTGGACCAACTTTGCCAGAACTGG GGACCCCAACATAGGACACTCGGCTGTGCCCACGCACTGGGATCCCTACAGCATAGAAAATGGCAACTACCTGGAGATCACCAAGAAGATGGACAGCCACTCCATGAAGCAGCACCTGAGGGCCAGCTACCTGCGCTACTGGACCTTGACCTACGAGGCCCTGCCCACAGTGAGCGGAAATGGGGCCGCCCCTGCTCCCCCCTCCGGGGACTCTGAGGCCGCCCCTGCTCCCCCCTCTGGGGACTCTGAG GCCGCCCCTGCTCCCCCCTCCGGGGATTCGGAGGCCGCCCCTGTCCCCCCCTCTGGGGACTCTGAGGGAGCTCAGATGCCTGTAGTCATCGGCTTCTAA
- the CEL gene encoding bile salt-activated lipase isoform X1: protein MGHLGLVVLGLTCCWAAVSAAKLGAVYTEGGFVEGVNKKLGLFGDYVDIFKGIPFAAPPKALENPQRHPGWQGTLKAKDFKKRCLQATITQDNTYGAEDCLYLNIWVPQGKKEVSRNLPVMIWIYGGAFLMGSGHGANFLSNYLYDGEEIATRGNVIVVTFNYRVGPLGFLSTGDANLPGNFGLRDQHMAIAWVKRNIAAFGGDPDNITIFGESAGGASVSLQTLSPYNKGLIRRAISQSGVALCPWAIQRNPLFWAKRIAEKVGCPLDDTARMAKCLKVTDPRALTLAYKMPLAGMEYPMLHYLGFLPVVDGDFIPDDPVNLYANTADIDYIAGTNNMDGHIFAGIDVPAINKNNQEVTEEDFYKLVSGLTITKGLRGANTTFDIYTEPWALDASQETKKKTVVDLETDILFLVPTEIAVAQHRANAKSAKTYTYMFSHPSRMPTYPKWVGADHADDLQYVFGKPFATPLGYRTQDRTVSKTMIAYWTNFARTGDPNIGHSAVPTHWDPYSIENGNYLEITKKMDSHSMKQHLRASYLRYWTLTYEALPTVSGNGAAPAPPSGDSEAAPAPPSGDSEAAPAPPNGDSEAAPAPPSGDSEAAPVPPSGDSEGAQMPVVIGF, encoded by the exons ATGGGTCACCTGGGGCTGGTCGTCTTGGGCCTCACCTGCTGCTGGGCAGCCGTGAGCGCGGCCAAG CTGGGCGCAGTGTACACGGAAGGAGGTTTCGTGGAAGGTGTCAACAAGAAGCTTGGCCTCTTTGGCGACTATGTGGACATCTTCAAGGGCATCCCCTTTGCTGCACCCCCAAAGGCCCTGGAGAACCCCCAGCGGCACCCCGGCTGGCAag GAACCCTGAAGGCCAAGGACTTCAAGAAGCGGTGCCTGCAGGCCACCATCACCCAGGACAACACCTACGGGGCAGAGGACTGCCTCTACCTCAATATCTGGGTTCCCCAGGGCAAGAAGGAAG TCTCCCGAAACCTGCCTGTCATGATCTGGATCTATGGAGGCGCGTTCCTCATGGGATCCGGCCACGGGGCCAACTTTCTCAGCAACTACCTGTATGACGGGGAGGAGATCGCCACGCGAGGCAACGTCATTGTGGTCACCTTCAACTACCGCGTCGGGCCCCTGGGCTTCCTCAGCACTGGGGACGCCAACCTGCCAG GTAACTTTGGCCTTCGGGATCAGCACATGGCCATCGCTTGGGTGAAGAGGAACATCGCAGCCTTCGGGGGGGACCCCGACAACATCACTATCTTTGGGGAGTCAGCTGGAGGCGCCAGCGTTTCTCTACAG ACCCTCTCTCCCTACAACAAGGGCCTCATCCGCCGAGCCATCAGCCAGAGTGGCGTGGCCCTGTGCCCGTGGGCCATCCAGAGGAACCCCCTTTTCTGGGCCAAAAGG ATCGCTGAGAAGGTGGGCTGCCCCTTGGACGATACCGCCAGGATGGCCAAGTGTCTGAAGGTTACCGACCCCCGCGCCCTGACGCTGGCCTACAAGATGCCCCTGGCCGGCATGGAGT ATCCCATGCTGCACTATCTGGGCTTCCTCCCTGTTGTCGACGGAGACTTCATCCCCGATGACCCCGTCAACCTGTACGCCAACACGGCCGACATTGACTACATAGCGGGCACCAACAACATGGACGGCCACATCTTTGCTGGCATCGACGTGCCCGCCATCAACAAGAACAACCAGGAGGTCACGGA AGAGGACTTCTACAAGCTGGTCAGCGGGCTCACCATCACCAAGGGGCTTAGGGGTGCCAACACCACCTTTGACATCTACACTGAGCCCTGGGCCCTCGACGCATCCCAAGAGACCAAGAAGAAGACCGTGGTGGACTTGGAGACTGACATCCTCTTCCTGGTGCCCACCGAGATTGCCgtggcccagcacagagccaatgCCAA gAGCGCCAAAACCTACACCTACATGTTCTCCCACCCCTCTCGGATGCCCACCTACCCCAAATGGGTGGGGGCTGACCACGCAGATGACCTCCAGTATGTCTTTGGGAAGCCCTTCGCCACCCCCCTAGGCTACCGGACCCAAGACAGGACGGTCTCCAAGACTATGATCGCCTACTGGACCAACTTTGCCAGAACTGG GGACCCCAACATAGGACACTCGGCTGTGCCCACGCACTGGGATCCCTACAGCATAGAAAATGGCAACTACCTGGAGATCACCAAGAAGATGGACAGCCACTCCATGAAGCAGCACCTGAGGGCCAGCTACCTGCGCTACTGGACCTTGACCTACGAGGCCCTGCCCACAGTGAGCGGAAATGGGGCCGCCCCTGCTCCCCCCTCCGGGGACTCTGAGGCCGCCCCTGCTCCCCCCTCTGGGGACTCTGAGGCTGCCCCCGCTCCCCCCAACGGGGACTCTGAGGCCGCCCCTGCTCCCCCCTCCGGGGATTCGGAGGCCGCCCCTGTCCCCCCCTCTGGGGACTCTGAGGGAGCTCAGATGCCTGTAGTCATCGGCTTCTAA